The genomic interval CTATCTTATAGCCAGGCTCAAAGTTTCCAATCCATCTTACAAAAGGCAGTTTTTCAGCCTTCGCTTTAACGTCATCGTTCATCCAGACTATATATGCAAAATTAGATACATATCCATAATTTATCACGCCGATGCTCTTCAGCTCATCCTGCCACTCCTGCAGTACAGGACCTTTAACTTGCAGGAGATAGTAGCCGTTAGAGCTGCTGAGCTTCAAATCACTCGGTATATTAGGCGCTTCTTTGAGAGGGTCAAACTTTCCTTTCAAACATATACTGAAATCGTAGCTTGGCTCTTGAGCTACACTTTCAACTTTACTTCCAAATGTATCTGCTGTTATCGCTCCTACCGGCAGCAGAAACAATAGTGCTATAAAACTAGCTAAGAACTTTTCTTTTCCTTTTGTCATTTTCCGCATCCTCCAATTGAACATTAATGTACATCTGAATATATAGTATTTTTGGTGCAATTTTTGTATGACTATAGTCTGTAACTGCGGACAAACAAAAAAGTTACCATAATCTATATATAGGGCTTGCTATAAATTAACATACTAAGGGTAAGCAAAATGCGCGCACGCGCTCTATTACTAGCGTTAGGCATTTTAGTATTTGCTTTAGTCTTAATGCTAATAATTTCTTCAAAAGCTTCTGCAAAAGAAGTGAATGATCTAACTCCTCAAACTATCGCTTCACTACCTACCGCTATTACTTTAGATGAAGTGCAAGACAAGCTTCAGAGCCAAATAGTCACTCAGCTAAAGCCAGATATTGCGATCACTGAGGTAAAAGTTACTGAAGAGTTAAAAGAAAATGAAGTTGTTGTAATAAATATTAAATTAGAGAATTTAGGTACTGGGAGCGCTAATAATATAGTTACTAGTTTTTACGTAGATAGTGAATGCGTAGATAGTAAAGAAACATCGTTTATAAAAGGTGCTCAAAGATCTAGCAACTTAAATAAAGTAGTAAGTTCTGAGAGTAATATTATGTTCTACTGGCAAGCTAAGTACGGCGAGCATTTACTGAGTTTCTATGCCGATTCTAACGATGCAATTGAAGAACTTGATGAAACTAATAACTATTATACAGTTAGGGTGAATGTAGTATCAGCTAACGAGCATAGCGTTTCAAATATAGCACCTACAACTTCAAATATTGTCAACAGCGCTGCTGGAATTGCATGCGCTGTCTCATTATTGGCGCTTCTTGCATTTGCATTAGATAAGTATAAGTTTTATACGATGATTTCGCCTCTTTACGTTAAATTAAAGCGTGAAAAGCTCTTAGACCAGTTCACGAGAGGCAGAATTTACCAATATTTACATTCGCATCCAGGCGCTCATTACAGTA from Candidatus Thermoplasmatota archaeon carries:
- a CDS encoding CARDB domain-containing protein, which gives rise to MRARALLLALGILVFALVLMLIISSKASAKEVNDLTPQTIASLPTAITLDEVQDKLQSQIVTQLKPDIAITEVKVTEELKENEVVVINIKLENLGTGSANNIVTSFYVDSECVDSKETSFIKGAQRSSNLNKVVSSESNIMFYWQAKYGEHLLSFYADSNDAIEELDETNNYYTVRVNVVSANEHSVSNIAPTTSNIVNSAAGIACAVSLLALLAFALDKYKFYTMISPLYVKLKREKLLDQFTRGRIYQYLHSHPGAHYSMIKTALGLNNSTLAYHLATLEREEYIKSRKEGHLRCFYLADVNLERKNGLSKLQNTILELVTSHQGITQKQLLELLGNLTQQSLSYNVKILTALNALKMVRRGKETYLFSTTYATN